Genomic segment of Streptosporangium sp. NBC_01755:
CTGATCGCGTGCAAGCTCGCCCTGGCCTCGCGAGCGACCATCGACGCCGACGCCACGTACGGCCGCCTCGCCGACCCCGACGCCGACCCGCTCGACCTCGACACCCCGGACTGGCACCGCCCCCCGCTCGGAGAAGCACACCGCACCCTGAGAGCCGCCTACTACGAGCGGCTGGAGGAGATCGCGGCCGGCGCCCCCATGGTCCCCCTCACCGGGCGAATCTCCTAAGACGAAGACGGCCTCACCAGCGCGCCAACGCCAGTGAGGCCGAGCCCAGACATCCAACCCTTACTTGGAGTCCAGACCGTGACCTACAGTATCGCCCTCCCCGCGCTGGCCAGAAAGGCCAAGCCGACCGCCGCCGAGCGACTCGCCACCGCCGCCCAGGCCGCAGCCGACGTCCGCGCCCACGACACCAACCCCGACGTCGTCGCCTACCGCATCGAACGCCTCCGCACCCGCGTGGACATCCTCATCTGGACCGGCCTCATCCTCGGCCTGCTCTTCACCATGGCGACCGTCCAGGGCTTCGCCGCCGCCGGGAAGACCACCTTCAGCATCGAGTGGTGGATCGCCTGGATGCTCGACCCCATGGTGTCCCTCGTCCTCGTCGGCGTCCTCCTGGGCGAGCAGGTCATCGCCCGACACTCGATCGTCGCCGGCGCCTGGGTGCGCCGCACCAAGTGGACCGCGCTCGCCCTCACCTACGCGATGAACACCTGGCAGGCCTGGGCCGAACTCGACCCGGCGGCGATCCTCCTGCACTCCGTGCCGCCCGCGATGGTGTTCTGCGCCGCCGAGGCCGTCACCACACTGAGGTTGCAGATCACCGAGGCCGTACAGCGCGCGTACGACGCGGCCGCCCGTACGGAGCAGCCCGTACAGCAGGACACCCCGCTCCGTACGGTGAGGGTCGCCCGTACCTTCGTTTACGCCGCTGGACCTGCCCGTACGGCCCCCGTACGGCGCGCGCTGGTCTTCCGTACGGGATCGCCCGCACCGGTGACACGGACCGTACGGCGCGCCTTCACCTTCCACGCCGGAGCCCCTACGGTGGAGCAGCCGGCCACCCCGCAGCCCGCGGACCGTGTCGAGTTCGCGAAGCTCCTCACCGGGGAGATCCTGGCCGCGGCCGAGTCCGGCGACCGGTGGGGGCCGGACTACGCCGCCCTGATGGCCCGTAGTCTCCGCTCGAAGTCGTGGTGTGAGAAGAGGGTGAAGGAAGCCCGTACGGCCGTGTTCGCGTAGCCGTACGAAAAGGAGCCCCCGCTCACCCTGTCATCGGGTGGGCGGGGGCTCCCTGTACGCCGTCCTGGCCCCCGGCGAAGGCACCGCCGAGGCTGCGCCGCCAGAACGGACGATCAGAACCGGTCGCGGGGGATTTCCCCACGCAGATCCCGGTAGTAGTAGGCGAGCCTCTCCAGCCAACTGGCCCACCGCGCCATCTCCTCGACGCTGCCGCACTCCTGCAACGCCTCAGCGCGCAGCCGGTCCAGCTCCTCGGGGTCCGCGCCGCGCGCCACCGCTTCGGCGTGCATGCGGCCGAGCTCCTCGGGGGTCACAGTGCGGCCTCCAGCATGGCCGGCGGGCGCTGCTCGTAGTCGTCGACCTGGCGGCATAGATCACCGGGCTGGGTGGCGTGCAGAGTGCGCGCGCACATGCCGCCCGGATGCGGGCCCGCCGCGTACCACCACCCGTTCAGGTGCCACACCGTCCAGCGGGGGAAGGCGTGGCCGATGACTGCGGCGAGCGCGGATGACTCCTCGGCGCTCCTGGTTCTAGGCTGTTCCACGGGTTAGGACCTCGATTCCTGACCAAGGCCCCGGTACGGCGTTACAGCGCCTGCCGGGGCCGTCACTTTAAGCAACCCTCATGCACCACACTACGCCCAAACGTTGGCAGACGTCTGCACTCATTTGCAGATGCGGGCGATCGAGGGACCACGATCGCGGACATCTACCGTCCGTGCCCATGACGATCGACCACGACGGCGCCACCCCGGTGTACCGGCAACTCGCCGATCTCCTGCGCGCTCAAATCGCCTCGGGGGAGCTGCCGCCAGGCCGGGCCATCCCGGCCGAATCTCGTCTCATGCAGATTCACGACCTCGGCCGCGACTCGGTGCGCAAAGCAGTCGCGATCCTCCGCGAGGAGGGCCTGGTGGTCGCGGTGCAGGGACGCGGAACCTTCGTCCTCCGCCAGCCGGAGGAATGACGAAAAGCGCCCCCGCCCACCCCGGTGAAGGGTGAGCGGGGGCGCGCTGTGAACAGGATTTACAGGCTTACAGGCCGCGTAGGTCCCGGCCAGCGTGGACACCCGGATGGGTGCCCTCCTTGTAGGTCGGGGCGCCCTTCCAGCCGAGCAGCACACCGGCCGCCGGCCACTTCGCCTCAACCAGCCGGACCAGCGTGTAGAACGCGCTGATGAGCAGGGAGCCGACAGCCAGGGTTCCAGCCTCGACCGGGAGGTCGATACCGAAGGAGCCGAGCCAGACGGCCACGGTGGGCACCCAGGCGGCCACGTTGGTACGCAGCCAGGACACGAACCAGTCGGACAGGGACATGGGTCCTCCAGGGACTCAGGGGGTGGGGGTGGTGCTCGGGGTCGAGGTGGGCGCGGGCGCGGTGGTGCAGTCGTACGTCAGCACGTCCACTTCGTTGAGGGGTTACTGGACGCCAGCGCGCCAGGCCGCGGGGCCGACGATGCCGTCATCGACCAGGCCCACGGAGCGCTGGAAAGCGCGGGTGGCCGTGCGGGTCTTCGGGCCGAACGAGTTGTCGACGACCGTCTTGCCGTCGTGTTTGCGGAGCGCGGTCTGCCAGGTCCGAACATCCTGGCCACGCATGAGCGGCTGCTCGGCGATGTAGCGGAGCAGCCGGCCCGGCCACGGCGTAGGCCCGCCCCCGTCGACGGCGTCGTTGACGATGGCCTTCGCCCGGCGGACGATCTCCGGCTTCTGAGCGATGATCCGCGCGCCGGGACACATGCTGTGCCCGCCCCACGCCTTGCCGCCCATCGAGTGGTGACCCAGACCCCGCCCGCCCGGATCCGAGGTGACCTGGAGCGGCACGCCGTGCTCGGTGTGAGCCCACGCGAGCACCTGGGCGCACCGGTCGAGCTGGGCGTCGGTGAGCTCGTCGCCGCCCTTGCCTTCGTTTTCGATCGAGATCCAGGACCTGTTCCCCGTGCCTTGGGTCCACGCCTTGTCACGGGTGTCGACCCACTGGACGAGCTGGCCGCCTCGGCTAGTGCCGAAGTGCGAGGAGGCCTGAGCGCGCGGATTCCTGAACCAGCTGTCGGTCCCGCCGAGGGTGCCGGCCATGATGTGCAGAACCACCCCGCGGACCTCAACCTGACCGCCCGGCGTGAAGTTGACGGTGATGGGCTTCCAAGCGGTGCCCGGCATCCTGGCCATGGTCAGGCTCCTCTCGTGGCGACGAAGGACAAGATGGCCAGGATCAGGGAGGCGAACGCCACCAGGGCGGCCAGAGACGGCAG
This window contains:
- a CDS encoding winged helix-turn-helix domain-containing protein — its product is MTIDHDGATPVYRQLADLLRAQIASGELPPGRAIPAESRLMQIHDLGRDSVRKAVAILREEGLVVAVQGRGTFVLRQPEE
- a CDS encoding peptidoglycan recognition protein family protein — protein: MARMPGTAWKPITVNFTPGGQVEVRGVVLHIMAGTLGGTDSWFRNPRAQASSHFGTSRGGQLVQWVDTRDKAWTQGTGNRSWISIENEGKGGDELTDAQLDRCAQVLAWAHTEHGVPLQVTSDPGGRGLGHHSMGGKAWGGHSMCPGARIIAQKPEIVRRAKAIVNDAVDGGGPTPWPGRLLRYIAEQPLMRGQDVRTWQTALRKHDGKTVVDNSFGPKTRTATRAFQRSVGLVDDGIVGPAAWRAGVQ